The following coding sequences are from one Roseburia hominis A2-183 window:
- a CDS encoding sirohydrochlorin cobaltochelatase, giving the protein MKKKTLALLLSLTLAAGMIGGCGSKTETTTEENVQTAQTEAVAETGTETVSDQDAADHVAALIDAIYVQERTDETDAQCAEARAAWDALTDAQKELVEGENADPDYFGRDTGDASKDDPLNEDEIGENEILVVSFGTSFNDSRTEDIGGVEKAIAEAYPDWSVRRAFTAQIIINHVQARDDEKIDNVDQALDRAVANGVKNLVIQPTHLMHGAEYDELMEAVEKYRDQFTSVAVAEPLLGEVGTDATVINDDKEAVAKAITAEAVAEAGYDSLDAAAEDGTAFVFMGHGTAHTAKVSYSQMASVMKDLNYANVFIGTVEGEPEETACEAVIEAVKEAGYTKVVLRPLMVVAGDHANNDMAGDDDDSWKSMFEADGAFESVTCQIAGLGRIDTIEQLYVSHTQDAIDSLGSVDTVAAATTAGDLEDGTYSAVFDTDSSMFHVNEACAGRGTLTVKDGKMTIHVSLVSQSIVNLYPGTAEDAQKSGAKLLEPTKDTVTYSDGTSEEVYGFDIPVEALDQEFDLAIIGTKGVWYDHKVSVSDPVAE; this is encoded by the coding sequence ATGAAAAAAAAGACACTGGCACTCTTACTAAGCCTGACACTTGCAGCTGGCATGATCGGTGGATGCGGCAGTAAGACAGAGACAACCACAGAGGAGAACGTGCAGACAGCACAGACAGAGGCTGTTGCGGAGACCGGGACAGAGACAGTATCCGATCAGGATGCGGCAGATCATGTTGCTGCGCTGATCGATGCAATCTACGTGCAGGAGCGCACGGATGAGACCGATGCGCAGTGTGCAGAGGCAAGGGCGGCATGGGATGCATTGACTGACGCACAGAAGGAACTTGTCGAAGGTGAGAACGCAGATCCGGATTATTTCGGAAGAGATACCGGAGACGCTTCCAAGGACGATCCGTTAAATGAGGATGAGATCGGTGAGAATGAGATCCTTGTCGTAAGTTTCGGAACATCTTTCAATGACAGCCGTACTGAGGATATCGGAGGCGTGGAAAAAGCAATCGCGGAGGCTTATCCGGACTGGTCGGTAAGAAGAGCGTTTACCGCACAGATTATCATCAATCATGTACAGGCGAGAGACGATGAGAAGATCGACAATGTAGACCAGGCGTTAGACCGCGCGGTGGCAAATGGGGTGAAGAATCTTGTGATTCAGCCGACACATCTGATGCATGGCGCAGAGTATGACGAGCTGATGGAAGCGGTGGAGAAGTACCGCGATCAGTTTACATCCGTTGCAGTTGCAGAACCGCTCCTCGGTGAGGTTGGCACAGATGCAACCGTGATCAATGACGATAAGGAAGCCGTTGCAAAGGCGATCACGGCAGAGGCAGTTGCAGAGGCAGGTTATGACTCCCTGGATGCGGCAGCAGAGGATGGTACCGCATTCGTATTCATGGGACATGGAACCGCTCATACTGCGAAGGTAAGCTACAGCCAGATGGCAAGTGTGATGAAGGACTTAAACTACGCGAATGTCTTCATCGGCACTGTGGAAGGAGAACCGGAAGAGACTGCATGCGAGGCAGTGATCGAGGCAGTCAAAGAAGCCGGCTACACGAAAGTGGTATTAAGACCGCTCATGGTAGTGGCAGGAGATCATGCCAACAATGATATGGCCGGGGATGATGATGATTCCTGGAAGAGCATGTTTGAGGCAGACGGAGCGTTTGAGAGCGTCACATGCCAGATTGCAGGTCTGGGAAGAATCGATACGATCGAGCAGCTGTATGTATCCCATACACAGGATGCGATCGATTCGCTCGGCAGCGTAGATACTGTAGCAGCAGCAACCACAGCAGGAGATCTGGAGGACGGCACGTACAGTGCCGTCTTCGACACTGACAGCAGTATGTTCCATGTCAATGAGGCATGTGCCGGACGCGGCACACTTACCGTCAAGGATGGCAAGATGACCATTCACGTAAGTCTTGTGTCACAGAGTATCGTAAATCTGTATCCGGGAACCGCCGAGGACGCGCAGAAGAGCGGAGCCAAGCTGCTTGAGCCGACGAAGGATACCGTAACCTACAGTGACGGAACATCCGAGGAAGTGTACGGATTCGATATTCCGGTGGAAGCACTGGATCAGGAATTTGATCTGGCAATTATTGGAACCAAGGGTGTGTGGTACGATCACAAGGTGAGTGTATCCGACCCGGTTGCGGAGTAA
- a CDS encoding cobyrinate a,c-diamide synthase, translating to MNIPRIMIAAAGSGSGKTLLSCALMMLFSQEGKSVSAIKCGPDYIDPMFHRTVLGVPSRNLDTFFTGERLTKSLFARAAEGADLAVMEGVMGLYDGLGGIRKEGSSYHLAEVTKTPVILVVNAHGMGRSILPVIRGFLDYDRHHLIRGVILNQTSVTFCETIRPEIERELSLPVLGCLPKLKELHWDSRHLGLVMPEEIADVKKQIQTVADTLGKTLDCGKLLAIAASAEALETDPVPKKKIADVRIGIARDAAFGFYYEDNLQLLREAGAELVPFSPLQDESLPEGIAGLILGGGYPELHAKALSKNIPMRKAVHDAVADGLPTIAECGGFLYLHETLCDDEGVCYPMAGVIPASAINTGKLVRFGYVMLTEKEENFLPAGAQIAGHEFHYYDSTDNGVGAVAKKPVNGRSWECVHESPSQWMGFPHLYYYSNPEYAYRFLKKAADRIYLKK from the coding sequence ATGAACATTCCCAGAATCATGATTGCGGCGGCGGGAAGCGGGAGCGGCAAGACGCTTCTTTCCTGTGCGCTGATGATGCTTTTTTCACAGGAAGGAAAAAGCGTCAGTGCCATCAAGTGCGGGCCGGACTATATCGATCCGATGTTCCATCGGACGGTGCTCGGCGTCCCTTCCCGGAATCTGGACACTTTTTTCACTGGGGAGAGACTGACGAAAAGCCTTTTTGCGCGCGCGGCAGAGGGCGCAGACCTTGCGGTGATGGAGGGCGTGATGGGACTTTACGACGGCCTCGGTGGAATCCGCAAGGAGGGATCGTCCTACCATCTGGCAGAGGTGACGAAGACACCTGTGATTCTGGTGGTGAACGCACATGGAATGGGGCGTTCCATTCTGCCGGTCATAAGGGGCTTTCTGGACTATGACCGGCATCATCTGATCCGGGGCGTGATCTTAAATCAGACATCGGTGACATTCTGTGAGACAATCCGTCCCGAAATAGAGCGCGAGCTGTCGCTGCCAGTGCTGGGGTGTCTGCCGAAGTTAAAGGAACTGCACTGGGACAGCAGACATTTAGGACTTGTGATGCCCGAAGAGATTGCGGATGTGAAAAAGCAGATTCAGACGGTGGCGGATACGCTCGGAAAAACGCTTGACTGCGGGAAGCTTCTTGCGATTGCCGCATCCGCAGAAGCGCTGGAGACAGATCCGGTGCCGAAAAAAAAGATTGCGGATGTAAGAATCGGAATTGCAAGAGACGCGGCGTTTGGTTTTTACTATGAGGACAATCTGCAGCTACTGCGGGAGGCGGGAGCCGAGCTGGTGCCGTTCTCTCCGTTACAGGATGAGAGCCTGCCGGAGGGGATTGCAGGACTGATCTTAGGCGGCGGCTACCCGGAACTGCATGCAAAAGCGCTGTCGAAAAACATCCCAATGCGAAAAGCGGTGCACGACGCGGTGGCGGACGGTCTGCCGACGATCGCGGAGTGTGGCGGATTCCTCTATCTGCATGAGACGCTCTGTGACGATGAGGGAGTGTGCTATCCGATGGCGGGAGTGATTCCGGCGTCGGCTATAAATACCGGGAAACTGGTGCGCTTCGGCTATGTGATGCTTACGGAAAAGGAGGAGAACTTCCTCCCGGCGGGCGCACAGATTGCGGGGCATGAGTTTCACTATTATGACAGCACGGACAACGGCGTGGGTGCGGTGGCCAAAAAGCCGGTAAACGGAAGATCGTGGGAGTGCGTTCATGAGAGTCCGTCGCAATGGATGGGATTCCCGCATCTATATTATTACTCCAATCCGGAATACGCGTACCGTTTCCTGAAAAAGGCGGCGGACAGAATCTACTTGAAAAAATAA
- a CDS encoding bifunctional cobalt-precorrin-7 (C(5))-methyltransferase/cobalt-precorrin-6B (C(15))-methyltransferase, with protein MAEILIFSGTTEGRELAEALCARQIDCMASVATEYGREVMRQQEHLVIREGRMGEPEMEELMRTGTFLAVVDATHPYAVEVTEHIKESAKKTNLPYLRLSRSTAAEREIAEHEWMIHTVADTQECVELLSKLPGNILLTTGSKELHAYAAREEIRERLFVRVLPGVESIEICHREQIPGKQIIAMQGPFGTELNEALIRQYDIGVLVTKESGQAGGFPEKIRAAEHTKIPVVMIQNPEQAGGMSMEKVLSEIETLCGKKSGTKRQPLQISLVGIGMGNTKLFTGEAREAIGQAKAVCGAKRLLAAADTLIAPDAEKREAYLPADLLPYIYSCRERKIGRIAILFSGDTGFYSGAEAVYKALQEEVRLGKLQAGITICPGISSLSYLAARAGKSWQDAKIVSTHGREADVTAYVRSEENVFLIVSGRSDLIRIGEELEAAGLSGVELTIGYQLSYREERIWHGTPEVCRTLKDDGLYACLIENPGAQGETLAPGVPDRWFVRGRVPMTKEEIRWLSLCRLGLKSQSVFYDIGSGTGSIAVEAALRSKQLRVYAVEHGEEACGLIAENASRAGVKNLVVVKGEAPECLGELPVPTHAFIGGSGGRLREILLALREKNPNVRVVLNAVSLETVAEVVALWKELLICEEEITQIAVSRAKKAGSHHLMQAENPIYVISFSLSENGEGEEQKPDRREER; from the coding sequence ATGGCAGAAATATTGATTTTTTCCGGGACAACGGAGGGAAGAGAATTGGCGGAGGCACTCTGTGCCAGACAGATTGACTGTATGGCGAGTGTGGCGACCGAGTACGGCAGGGAAGTGATGCGTCAGCAGGAGCATCTTGTGATCCGGGAAGGGCGGATGGGCGAACCGGAGATGGAAGAACTCATGCGAACCGGTACATTTCTTGCAGTGGTGGACGCCACGCATCCCTACGCGGTGGAGGTGACGGAGCACATCAAAGAGAGCGCAAAAAAGACCAATCTTCCCTATTTAAGGCTCAGCCGGAGCACGGCAGCGGAGCGTGAGATCGCAGAGCACGAGTGGATGATACATACGGTGGCGGACACGCAGGAATGTGTAGAACTGCTGTCTAAGCTGCCGGGGAACATTCTTCTTACGACGGGCAGCAAGGAACTGCACGCATATGCCGCCCGGGAGGAGATCCGTGAGAGACTTTTTGTGCGTGTGCTTCCGGGGGTGGAGAGCATCGAAATCTGCCACAGGGAACAGATTCCGGGGAAGCAGATCATTGCCATGCAGGGACCTTTTGGAACGGAGCTCAACGAGGCGCTGATCCGGCAGTATGACATCGGCGTGCTGGTGACCAAGGAGAGCGGACAGGCGGGCGGATTTCCGGAGAAGATCCGCGCGGCAGAGCACACGAAAATCCCGGTGGTCATGATTCAGAATCCGGAGCAGGCGGGCGGGATGAGCATGGAAAAAGTCCTGTCCGAAATTGAAACGCTCTGCGGGAAAAAGAGCGGGACGAAGCGTCAGCCGCTGCAGATTTCTCTTGTGGGAATCGGGATGGGGAACACAAAGTTGTTCACCGGAGAGGCAAGGGAGGCGATTGGGCAGGCGAAGGCGGTCTGCGGAGCGAAGCGGCTGCTTGCCGCGGCGGATACCCTGATCGCGCCGGATGCAGAGAAACGGGAGGCGTACCTTCCCGCAGATCTTCTTCCGTATATTTATTCCTGCAGGGAAAGAAAAATCGGGCGGATTGCCATCTTATTTTCCGGTGATACCGGATTTTACAGCGGCGCAGAGGCGGTGTATAAGGCATTGCAGGAAGAAGTGCGCCTTGGAAAATTACAGGCCGGGATCACCATCTGTCCTGGAATCTCCTCGCTCTCCTATCTGGCGGCGCGCGCAGGTAAAAGCTGGCAGGACGCGAAGATAGTCAGCACACACGGGAGAGAGGCGGATGTTACAGCGTATGTGCGCAGTGAGGAAAATGTATTTCTGATTGTTTCAGGCAGAAGCGATCTAATCCGCATCGGGGAAGAACTTGAGGCGGCGGGACTGTCCGGGGTGGAGCTTACCATCGGATACCAGCTCTCCTACAGGGAAGAGCGGATCTGGCACGGAACGCCGGAAGTGTGCCGGACGTTAAAGGACGATGGACTCTATGCCTGCCTGATTGAAAATCCGGGGGCACAGGGGGAGACGCTCGCTCCGGGAGTCCCTGACCGCTGGTTCGTGCGTGGACGAGTCCCCATGACGAAGGAGGAGATCCGCTGGCTGTCTCTGTGCAGGCTCGGGTTAAAGAGTCAGAGCGTATTTTATGATATTGGAAGCGGAACCGGCTCGATTGCGGTGGAGGCGGCGCTGCGGTCAAAACAGCTGCGGGTGTATGCCGTGGAACATGGAGAGGAAGCCTGTGGACTGATTGCGGAAAATGCATCGCGTGCAGGCGTGAAGAACCTTGTTGTCGTAAAGGGGGAGGCACCGGAATGTCTTGGGGAACTCCCGGTGCCGACGCACGCGTTCATCGGCGGAAGCGGCGGCAGGCTGCGGGAGATTCTTCTGGCACTCCGGGAGAAAAATCCGAACGTGCGCGTTGTCTTAAATGCCGTCTCGCTTGAGACGGTCGCCGAGGTTGTGGCACTGTGGAAGGAGCTTTTGATCTGTGAGGAAGAGATCACACAGATTGCGGTCAGCCGCGCAAAAAAAGCAGGTTCCCATCATCTGATGCAGGCGGAGAATCCGATCTATGTGATCTCGTTTTCCCTGTCGGAGAACGGCGAGGGGGAAGAACAAAAACCGGACAGACGGGAGGAGAGGTAA
- the cobJ gene encoding precorrin-3B C(17)-methyltransferase: protein MKHEIYIVGMGPGREEDMTQEALTVLDSCDVIVGYTVYLNLLGERFLGKTFLSTPMRQEVERCRMCYEEAKKGKRVALICSGDAGIYGMASLMYEMSAEYPSCELTVVPGITAASSGAAVLGAPLNHDFCVISLSDLLTPWEQIKARLRAAVLGDFAIALYNPSSRKRADYLQRACDILLDAGAKGTRACGYVENIGRDGETAHTCTLQELREIQVNMFTTVFIGNSQSVIMGDKLVTKRGYQIGAGARARAKERG, encoded by the coding sequence ATGAAACATGAAATCTATATTGTCGGAATGGGACCGGGCAGAGAGGAAGATATGACACAGGAAGCGCTCACCGTGCTGGATTCCTGTGACGTAATTGTGGGATATACGGTGTATCTGAATCTTCTCGGGGAACGATTTTTGGGGAAAACGTTTTTGTCGACTCCGATGCGCCAGGAAGTGGAGCGATGCAGGATGTGCTATGAGGAGGCCAAGAAGGGAAAGCGCGTAGCGCTGATCTGTAGCGGGGACGCAGGAATCTACGGGATGGCGTCACTCATGTATGAGATGAGCGCAGAATATCCGTCCTGTGAACTTACGGTGGTACCGGGGATTACCGCGGCAAGCAGTGGTGCGGCAGTGCTCGGCGCGCCGTTAAACCATGACTTCTGCGTGATCAGCTTAAGCGATCTTCTGACTCCGTGGGAGCAGATTAAAGCGCGGCTTCGGGCAGCTGTTCTGGGGGATTTCGCGATAGCGCTCTACAATCCGTCGAGCAGGAAGCGCGCAGATTATCTGCAGCGCGCCTGTGATATTCTGCTGGATGCCGGGGCGAAGGGAACGCGTGCCTGCGGCTATGTGGAAAACATCGGAAGAGACGGGGAGACGGCACACACCTGCACCCTGCAGGAACTTCGTGAGATTCAGGTGAATATGTTTACCACGGTATTTATCGGCAACTCACAGTCGGTCATTATGGGAGATAAGCTTGTCACAAAGCGCGGCTATCAGATCGGGGCAGGCGCCAGGGCGCGTGCGAAGGAGCGCGGATAA
- a CDS encoding cobalt-precorrin 5A hydrolase: MKKTDIAVISFTYRGAELAEHIQEAMDAVWSCKLYTKCSDARAEGIGISVDQPLAEWTGKQFAAGNALLFIGACGIAVRSIAPHVKDKLSDVPVLVADEAGQFVIPLLAGHYGGANRLAGELSRALGATAVLTTATDVNGLFAVDVFAASNRLAVAGHDGIARVSAGLLRAGYLTMSVAGECEGEIPPEVRLVPYPPKEPVDVLVAPQCEAGERCSLWLIPSCLLLGVGCRRGKSEEELEAFVRETLEKEKLSSMAVAGIASVDVKADEVGILALAEQLAVPFLTYPAGRLQCVDGTFTSSGFVAQQVGVDNVCERAAVCAAGEGGRLLVQKTACEGKTLAIAEKKWSVKF, from the coding sequence GTGAAGAAGACGGACATAGCTGTCATCAGCTTTACTTACAGGGGGGCAGAACTGGCAGAACACATTCAGGAAGCGATGGATGCCGTATGGTCCTGTAAATTATATACAAAATGCAGCGACGCCCGGGCAGAGGGGATAGGGATTTCCGTGGATCAGCCACTTGCCGAATGGACAGGAAAACAGTTTGCGGCGGGAAATGCGCTCCTGTTTATCGGGGCATGCGGGATTGCGGTCAGGAGTATCGCACCGCATGTAAAAGATAAGCTTTCCGATGTTCCGGTGCTCGTGGCGGATGAGGCGGGGCAGTTTGTGATCCCGCTTCTTGCAGGTCATTATGGGGGAGCCAACCGGCTTGCCGGGGAACTTTCAAGAGCCCTCGGTGCGACTGCCGTGCTCACCACGGCGACGGATGTGAACGGGCTTTTTGCGGTGGATGTGTTTGCAGCGTCAAACCGTCTTGCCGTTGCCGGTCATGACGGAATCGCCCGGGTGTCCGCCGGGCTTCTGCGCGCCGGGTATCTTACCATGTCCGTCGCCGGAGAATGTGAAGGAGAGATTCCGCCGGAGGTAAGACTGGTACCGTATCCGCCAAAGGAGCCGGTGGATGTGCTGGTCGCGCCGCAGTGCGAAGCCGGGGAACGATGCAGCTTATGGCTGATTCCGTCCTGCCTGCTGCTTGGCGTCGGGTGCAGAAGGGGCAAAAGCGAAGAGGAACTGGAAGCGTTTGTGCGGGAGACCCTGGAAAAAGAGAAGCTTTCCAGCATGGCGGTGGCGGGAATCGCGTCGGTCGATGTAAAAGCGGATGAGGTAGGAATTCTGGCACTGGCAGAGCAGTTAGCGGTTCCTTTTCTCACTTATCCGGCCGGGCGCCTGCAGTGTGTGGACGGTACATTCACGTCATCCGGCTTTGTGGCGCAACAGGTCGGCGTGGATAATGTGTGTGAGCGCGCGGCGGTCTGCGCGGCGGGGGAGGGCGGCAGACTTCTGGTGCAAAAGACGGCATGTGAGGGCAAGACGCTTGCCATAGCAGAGAAAAAATGGAGTGTGAAGTTTTGA
- the cobM gene encoding precorrin-4 C(11)-methyltransferase has protein sequence MVYFVGAGPGAKDLITVRGMRLLEQADVIIYAGSLVNPELLSYAGSGAKIYDSAKMTLEEVLAVIREAEEKGLTTVRLHTGEPSLYGAVREQMDVLAAEGISYESCPGVSACFGAAADLNLEYTLPGISQSLIITRMAGRTAVPERESIESFAAHQASMAVYLSAGMVKELSKRLMDGGYAPDTPAAIVYKATWPDEEAYVCTVETLAAVAVEHQITKTALILVGDVLAAPGYERSKLYDPGFTTGYRKAKKEQGETK, from the coding sequence ATGGTATATTTTGTCGGGGCGGGTCCGGGAGCAAAGGATTTAATCACGGTCCGCGGAATGAGACTGCTGGAGCAGGCGGATGTCATTATCTATGCGGGATCGCTCGTGAATCCGGAGCTTCTTTCTTATGCCGGAAGCGGGGCAAAGATCTATGACAGCGCAAAAATGACGTTGGAGGAAGTGCTTGCGGTCATCCGGGAGGCGGAGGAAAAAGGGCTTACCACCGTGCGGCTTCACACCGGGGAGCCGAGTCTCTACGGGGCGGTGCGTGAACAGATGGATGTACTTGCAGCGGAGGGGATTTCCTATGAGAGCTGTCCCGGCGTCAGCGCATGCTTTGGCGCGGCGGCGGATCTGAATCTGGAGTATACGCTGCCGGGGATCTCGCAGAGCCTGATTATCACGCGGATGGCAGGACGCACGGCAGTGCCGGAGCGGGAGAGCATCGAGAGTTTTGCCGCACATCAGGCGTCCATGGCAGTCTACTTAAGTGCGGGAATGGTAAAAGAACTGTCGAAAAGACTGATGGACGGAGGGTATGCGCCGGATACGCCGGCAGCGATCGTCTATAAGGCGACCTGGCCGGACGAGGAGGCGTACGTGTGCACGGTGGAGACGCTTGCTGCTGTGGCGGTGGAGCATCAGATTACGAAGACGGCGCTGATTCTGGTGGGAGATGTGCTGGCAGCGCCGGGGTATGAGCGCTCGAAGCTGTATGATCCCGGGTTTACCACGGGATACCGGAAGGCAAAAAAGGAACAGGGAGAGACAAAGTGA
- the cbiD gene encoding cobalt-precorrin-5B (C(1))-methyltransferase CbiD, with translation MRYGFTTGSCAAAAAKAAAYMLLTGREKHEITITTPKGILYHARMEEISRTEHSVRCAVRKDGGDDPDITTGTLIFAEVSWQEQKQEKDCGKPQILITGGAGVGTVTRPGLDQPVGSAAINHVPREMITREVEEVCALTDYAGSLLVEISVQGGEELAQKTFNPRLGIVGGISILGTTGIVEPMSSQALLDTIYVELKQKREEGNRFAAISPGNYGLEYMKRAYGFDLDRSVKCSNFIGKTMDMAVELGFEAVLLTGHIGKLVKLSGGIMDTHSREADARMELLMAAAYRAGCAPDTLGKILDCLVTEEALAYIVKDGCLSATMELLMKKILFYLKKRVKEELRVECILYANGYGELARSDGAVELLERIRGEEEHLQ, from the coding sequence ATGCGCTATGGATTTACGACGGGAAGCTGCGCCGCAGCGGCGGCAAAGGCGGCGGCTTATATGCTTCTTACCGGCAGAGAAAAGCACGAGATTACCATCACCACGCCAAAAGGCATCCTCTACCATGCCAGGATGGAAGAGATCAGCCGCACGGAGCATTCCGTGCGCTGTGCTGTCAGAAAAGATGGCGGAGATGATCCGGACATCACGACGGGAACACTGATTTTTGCGGAAGTATCCTGGCAGGAGCAGAAACAGGAAAAAGACTGCGGAAAACCGCAGATTCTTATTACGGGAGGCGCGGGTGTCGGAACGGTCACAAGACCGGGGTTAGACCAGCCCGTCGGGAGCGCGGCGATCAATCATGTGCCGCGGGAGATGATTACCCGCGAGGTGGAAGAAGTGTGTGCGCTTACCGATTATGCGGGGAGCCTTTTGGTGGAGATTTCGGTGCAGGGGGGAGAGGAACTTGCCCAAAAGACGTTCAACCCGAGACTCGGTATTGTGGGCGGTATCTCAATCCTTGGAACGACCGGGATTGTGGAGCCCATGAGCAGTCAGGCGCTCCTTGACACGATCTATGTGGAGCTTAAGCAGAAGCGCGAAGAGGGAAACCGGTTTGCGGCAATCTCACCGGGAAATTACGGTCTGGAATATATGAAGCGCGCTTACGGGTTCGATCTGGACCGAAGCGTCAAGTGCAGCAATTTTATCGGGAAGACGATGGATATGGCGGTGGAGCTCGGATTTGAGGCGGTGCTTCTGACCGGACACATCGGAAAGCTGGTAAAGCTCTCCGGCGGAATTATGGACACACATTCCAGGGAGGCGGACGCGCGCATGGAGCTTCTGATGGCTGCGGCATACCGCGCCGGGTGTGCGCCCGATACGCTGGGGAAGATCTTAGACTGTCTTGTGACGGAGGAGGCGCTCGCCTACATTGTCAAGGACGGATGTCTTTCCGCGACGATGGAACTTTTAATGAAAAAGATTCTTTTTTATTTAAAGAAGCGGGTGAAAGAGGAACTGCGTGTGGAATGCATTCTCTATGCGAACGGGTACGGCGAGCTGGCGAGAAGCGACGGTGCGGTAGAACTTCTGGAACGAATCCGCGGGGAAGAAGAACATTTGCAGTAA
- a CDS encoding precorrin-8X methylmutase gives MVQQNIHGGDIYRNQVSLDFSVNINPFGMPQRVREALEAAVAWCERYPDIRSEALRDAIAGAKGIAPADIVCGNGASELFPAILRAVHAKKVLLPVPSFYGYEYAAKSVGAEICCHELLETDGYAVTERFLTAIGEGVNAVFLAVPNNPVGTVVEPELLEKIAERCQKYGVTLILDECFVMFTGAEERYSFLKKYRNYPRVVIVRAFTKLYAMPGVRLGYLVCSDAALTEAIRADLPEWNLSVFAQQAGCVACGQRAYVEHSVAFVCRERAWLTEQLSEIGITVFASNANFLMIKDGRPLAKELLKKGILIRDCSNYRGLSGGYYRIAVRRREENERLLAALAQVTGSSVVENGKDDKKPAAVPDGIEYVMPQEIEKRSFSIIEEELQLRGITLPVEEAMVTKRVIHTSADFSYAQTMTYSAGAVETAKWLITEGADIVTDTNMALSGINKRVLARYGGSVHCFMADEDVAREAKERGVTRATVSMERAAKIEKPVIFAIGNAPTALIQLYGMIEEGYRPAFIIGVPVGFVNVEAAKELILQTKIPHIVNRGRKGGSNVAAAICNAILYELGR, from the coding sequence ATGGTGCAGCAGAACATACATGGAGGAGACATATACCGCAATCAGGTATCGCTTGATTTTTCGGTCAACATCAATCCGTTCGGGATGCCGCAGCGGGTGCGTGAGGCGCTTGAGGCGGCAGTGGCATGGTGTGAGCGGTATCCGGATATCCGGTCGGAGGCATTGCGGGATGCCATCGCCGGGGCAAAAGGGATTGCGCCTGCGGATATTGTGTGCGGAAACGGTGCGTCAGAACTGTTTCCTGCCATTTTAAGAGCGGTTCATGCGAAAAAGGTGCTGCTTCCTGTACCGTCATTTTACGGATACGAGTATGCGGCAAAGTCTGTGGGAGCAGAGATCTGCTGCCACGAACTGCTTGAGACGGACGGCTACGCGGTGACGGAGCGCTTTCTTACTGCCATCGGGGAGGGTGTGAACGCCGTTTTTCTGGCAGTCCCGAATAATCCGGTGGGTACGGTGGTGGAGCCGGAACTGTTGGAGAAGATTGCAGAGCGCTGTCAGAAGTACGGTGTGACCCTGATTCTGGACGAATGTTTTGTGATGTTTACCGGAGCGGAAGAACGCTATTCCTTCTTAAAAAAGTATCGGAATTATCCGAGAGTTGTGATCGTGCGGGCATTTACGAAGCTCTATGCCATGCCGGGAGTGCGGCTCGGCTATCTCGTCTGCAGCGATGCTGCTCTTACGGAAGCGATAAGAGCCGATCTGCCGGAGTGGAATCTGTCGGTGTTTGCGCAGCAGGCGGGATGTGTGGCCTGCGGGCAGCGCGCGTATGTGGAGCACTCGGTGGCATTTGTCTGCAGGGAGCGTGCCTGGCTTACGGAGCAGCTGTCGGAAATTGGCATTACTGTGTTTGCGTCAAACGCCAATTTCCTGATGATAAAAGACGGGCGTCCGCTGGCAAAAGAGCTCTTAAAGAAGGGGATTCTGATCCGCGACTGCAGCAACTACCGGGGACTTTCCGGGGGATATTACCGGATTGCGGTCAGACGGCGCGAGGAGAATGAACGCCTGCTTGCGGCGCTGGCGCAGGTGACGGGAAGCAGCGTGGTGGAAAACGGCAAAGATGATAAAAAGCCGGCAGCAGTGCCCGACGGAATCGAGTATGTGATGCCACAGGAGATAGAGAAGCGCAGCTTTTCCATCATCGAGGAAGAATTGCAGCTTCGGGGGATTACGCTGCCTGTGGAGGAAGCAATGGTCACGAAGCGTGTGATCCACACGAGCGCCGATTTTTCCTATGCGCAGACGATGACCTACTCCGCGGGAGCGGTGGAGACGGCAAAGTGGCTCATCACAGAGGGCGCGGACATTGTGACGGACACCAACATGGCGCTCTCCGGCATCAACAAGCGCGTGCTCGCACGCTACGGCGGATCGGTACACTGCTTTATGGCGGACGAGGATGTGGCAAGAGAGGCGAAGGAGCGGGGCGTTACCCGCGCCACCGTGAGCATGGAACGGGCGGCAAAGATCGAAAAACCGGTCATCTTTGCGATCGGAAATGCGCCGACAGCTTTAATCCAGCTATACGGGATGATAGAGGAGGGCTACCGCCCAGCGTTCATCATCGGCGTTCCGGTCGGGTTTGTCAATGTGGAGGCGGCGAAGGAACTGATTTTACAGACGAAGATACCGCATATTGTAAACCGTGGAAGAAAGGGCGGCAGCAATGTCGCGGCTGCCATTTGCAATGCGATTCTCTACGAGCTTGGGAGGTGA